Genomic window (Nitrospirota bacterium):
AATATCTAAGAAAAATGCCTCGATCACGGGGTGTAGTTGTGCGTGCAAACGATTTCGCTCAAGTGGAAGATCGGAGTTGTACAGCTTGTCTAATACTCTATGTTGGTTTCTTTTTGAGTAGCTTACGATAGCAAATTGTTCTTCCAATATTCCCTTATTAAGAGAGTCAAATGATAATAAATTCCAAAATTCAATAAAATTATTTGTTATATCAATAGTTGAATAAAAGACGATAGAATAACCATCCTTCCATGAGCCTTCAGGTTGCAATGATTTAAAAATTATCCATGAAAAACCATTTGTCGCTATTGCATATTTTATAGTAGTATCATCAATACAATATTGACGCACCTGATTTATTGCATCTCGAACTTCCTTAGAAGTTTGAATAATTCCTGATATTTTCAACCGCCTTCTTCCGGATGTCTCAGGTAGCATAAAAGATGTTCCCTCTCTTTTGGCTTCCACAGCAACATATGCCTTATCTCCTATTCTAAGTTGATAATCCGTAAAACCTGCTTTGGGGCCAATAGTGAAGTCTTCCCTGCTAATTAAAAATTCAGGCCAGGACAAAACTTCCTTTAAAACCCGGTCTATTAATTTCACTCTGGTATCAGTCTCACTAGCTGCGCCTCGATGCTCGCAAAACATCTTAAACTCGGTGCAGATAGATTTAAATTTTTCTAATGCTTCATCAGGATTACTCATTGCCCTCCCAAATTCTTTTTGTTAATTCAGCTACTAATAATCCCCCTTGGGCCAAATAGTGCAACGGCTCAATACTTAAACTGAAAATATCATAAGCAAAAACAGCGATAAAGAGCAACAAAATACAAGTCTACGCCCTTTTAAAATAGAAAAGTTCTAATATGATGAAAATAATAAGCTATTATTTGCAAACGTTTATATTGTGATTATCTTTAAGCTTGAACCTGAAACTCACGTTGACAATGGCCGAATTAAAAAATTTAATTCTATTTCTTTTATGCCGCAAGAAACAACTTCATTTTCTCTCTTGCGGGAAGAAATTAATTTTGAAGTTGGAAGTGAATAATAGAGAAGAGAGTATTAGTGTTAATCAAACAGCGCATCGACAAATTCGGCGGGATTAAAATCCTGCAGAACTTCATCCGGGATGAAGCTCTCACTCTTTTGCTGACAAAGATGCAGTGTGATAAATTTTTTAACTCTCTGGACAAATTTTCAGCGTCCATGAAATTCTGAAGCTATATAATTTTTCTTGCCCAATTGAAAAAAATGGGATACACTTCTTATATAAAAGACCCTTTGTTCGGAGGTCCTGAGAAATGAAAATCACGTGGGGGATAATATGAAAAGACTGCTTTATTTGGGAATTACGGTGGTCCTGGCGCTGTTCCTCTCCGGGTGTGGAGGTGATGATGGGGGGCACTCCCGGCCGATTTTCGTCGCCCAGATCTTAAGCGACCAACTGGCCGACGGGGATATTGCCTTCGACCCGGTCCTGAATTCCTTCATCGTTACAAACGGCCCGGATACCATATTTTTCGGGATCGATGAGGTGGACCGGGATTTGCCGGAATTCCGTGCTTTCCTGGATTTTCCTCTCGATGGGTCCCTCAATGGTGATGTGGTCCCTGCAAGCGCAGAGATCCTGTCGGCAACCCTGGAGGTTTTCGTCGACGAGGTGAGCTTCGCCGGGACGGTCCCTACGCTCCTGGACCTCGTTCCTTTTTCCATTACGGGTTTGAGTCCTGCGGATTTCGACTCTCCTCCATTGCAATTTTCAAATGGCAGCGATGCGACTATAGGTTTTGATTTCTTTGCCTCGGACCAGAACAATTTCGTGCTTATCGATGTCACCCCTCTGATGCGCGAAGCGCAACGGCTCGGGCTTGCACACTTCCAGGTGCGTTTTCTGCTCGATTTTGTTTCGAATGCCGGTCTTGTCGGGATCCAGGACTTGCCAAACGTCACGGTGACGGCCCCGCTTCTAACAGTGGAATACCGCTGATCCAGATTTCCGCACGTTCCTAAATTATCTTCTGACCTTCTGACGGCAGGCGATTTATCTGACGAAAAAACCGGTTATTTGTCTTGCTGCTGCAAAGTCTCGTTGACTCTTTGCCAGGTCTTGTCGGGATCAAAAACCTTCATCGCCTCTGCTTTCCGCTTCGTGTCCTTGCCGAGGTCCTTCTGGTAAATGGTCCCCTCCTGGTTTACCATAAAGGTCATGACACCGGAATTCGCGTATTCAGCGGGCCAGGCAACGAGTGCGAAGCCGAGGATCATCTTCCCCTTAACTACATAATTGTAACTCCCTCCTTCTGCATGTTTCCCCTGGCCCGTGAGGATATTGAAATAGTACCCGTGGAAAGGAGAAAGATTGCTGTCCTTTCCGTATCCTTCTCTTGCTGCCTGCGCGATCAATGGACCGAGGGGGCTCTCTTCTTCGCCCTCTTTTGTTTCCCAATACAGTCCGTCATGCTTCTCTTCGGCGCTGATAAATTTTTGGGCGAATTCGACCTTGCCGCTGCCCCCGCAATTCTTGCTGGCATATTCATGCTGCGCATCAACATAGGCATCAAGCACCTCGATAACATGCAGTTCATTCCTGCCTATTCTCCGGTTCAGTATCTCTTCCTTGCCTTCATTTACGTCGAAGAGCCATGCTGTATGCCTTTTCACAAGCGGAATGGGCATGGGCCAGTCGTCGCTGCCGATGTGGAGGACCATCTTGTCCTCAGATACATGTTCAAGCCTGTTCAACTGGTCATAAGCGATAAGAAATTCTTCACGTCCTGCCCTGTCGGCTACGTCATCTCCGGACGAGATCAATGCCTCGCTTCCGGGGCCTAATATGATTTGCATTTCTTTCATATCGTTCGCCCTTACGGCTGCGACAAATGAACTCACCGCCTCTTCAGGCGAGGGAAAGCCCTTCTGAGTTGGGCCTGCAGCAAGCGAAGCCGAATATGCCCCAAGCAGGAGCAAGGCAATTGCGGCGACACAGGCAGGCATAGTCAGGCTGCCCTTTCCGCCTTTTTTATGTAATGCAGTCAGATTCATTTTTCCTCCCTTATGAATATCAACAAGTCTGTCTTCCCTCATTTCTCCCTATCTCCGGGACCCTCCGCCGCCTCTGCCGCTACCCTTGGGACCTCCACTTTCAGTGCCTCCCCTTCCCGGACGTTCTTTATCTCCGCTTTTACGCTCCTGGCCCTTGTCCTGAGGGGATATGCTACGGCGGCTTTCGTTTCCTCTTTGCCTGCTCACACTTCCGCGTTCGCTTGCTTTGCGCTCAGAATTGCCTTCGCCGATTCCCCTGAATGGAGTGTCCCTGACTACAGGGGCACGACTCCTTTCCCTTTCGGACCTGGCCTTTGGCGTGACACCTTCCCGGCGTTCAATGGGTCGTCCGTCCTGTCTTTCCATGCGCCTTCCCGGATAACCACGCATTTCCGGGCTTGCTGGTGACACCCGTGACGGTCGCGATCCGTAGCGCTGACTCGTTGTCCTGTCTCTGTAGGCAACCCCTCTCCTGTGGGACGGGTTATGTACCCATACACGCCTGTCGAAATCCCGCCTGCGGTCAAACCTGTGAAATCGACTCGTTTTATGGATATCTACATAAATGTGATGGTAAGGCCAGTCAAACCATACCCATGGGAAAAAGCCAATTCCGATAGATACTCTGGGGCCAAACCAGATAACACCGCTTGTGAAAACAAAACCCGGCGGATAGTACCAGTAATAGGGGGGATAAGCAGGGTACCACCATGGTCCGTATACATAGAGCGGATCATAGACCGGCACATAAACAACTTCCGGGGCGGCCGGTTCGATCCTGATTATTTCCTTCTCGATTATGACTTGCTGTTCTTTGGTCGTCTTGAGGTTTCCCTGCTCTTCGGCCTTCCTGCGCAATTTCTGTATGGCGGCCATGACCTCATCCTCCTGGCTTATGAAGGCATCGCCCAATTTCCCTGTCTGGTCGAGTTTGTCGCTCATGGCAAAGAGAACGTCAGGGAAATGGCAGAGCGATTTCACACTCGGGTCCCAGGTCTTCTCCTTCAGGGCATCGTTAAGGGCATCGCCTTTCAGGTCCTTGTGCTGGTTCAACCAGCGTTCAGCCTCGACCACCTCAAGCGGATAGGTCGATGCCATCAGTATCTGGGCTATCAGAGAATCAGGATATAAGGCGATCGGCGCAAGCATCTGCGCCAATTCTTCTTCCCCGAACCTGTTGGTTTGCTCTGGTTCCCCGGGATCCTGCGCAGGTATCCCGGGAGGTATGACGAGCATGGCTATGATCATCCATGCCAACCCCCGCATAATGATTGCTGAAGCTCTCATAATGTCTCCTTTTGCGCCTCCGGGAAAATCCGGGCGCATTCCGAGCCCCCGTTCAGGTCCCCTCTCCTTATTCTTTCTGTTTGCCTGTCGGAAATAATTTTACCACTAATTGAAAGACAGTCAAGATTTTAGTTGAAATTAATTTTTCGAATGACTTGCAACCTGGTCCATTCTATAAAGGACGATAAGACAGGAAAGATAATCCTCGAAAAGCTGATAGAGAAATTCCCCGGCAACTTCCTGTTATCTGTATTTTTGAATTATGTAAAAGGGTACAGGAAAACCGGTTAACTAATAAAACTATTAATCCTTTTTAATAGTCAAGTAATGTCTTCGGTGATAAATAAAGACATAGGGGAGTTTTATGAAATCATTCACTTTACTGAAGGTTACCGCGAAAGCATTTATGGCTGTTTTCATACTGCTTATTTTTCTTATCATAATGGACCAGGTTCAAGCAGCAACTTATTATATAGATTTTGAAAATGGAAACGATGCAAATGATGGTTTATCTCCCAGTTCTCCAAAACGTCATCATCCTTTTGATGAGGACAAGGGCTGGGCGATAACAGACAATACCGGGCATACTATCTATTTAAAAAAAGGGGTCATTTATCGGGGCCAATTAAATCTTTCTGATAGAAATGGAGCAAGCGCAAGTGATAGGTTGACGACCACATATGCTGATAGCTTTGGCACCGGAAAGCCGCCTGAGCTTAGGGGTACGAGTGTTTATACAGGGTGGACACAGGACGCGATTTACACAAATACGTACAAAAAAAATATTAGCGCGGTTGCCGGATCAATTTTGTTTCTGAGCAATTCGTCGTTCGGGGTTTGGGAGGATGATGCTTATGTGATCGGAGTCAGTTCGCTTGCTGACTGCAATAATACACCAGGCACTTTTTATTTTGATGGTTATGATTATATTTATATCCATACTTTTGAAACTGATGATCCGGATGAACATACAATTGAAGCAACTGATAAAGATTATGGCGTCCGGCAATGGGACTCTCAGTACATTACTTTCCAGGGAATTACCTTTTCAAGGTACAGAATAGCGGGGGCCGCTACATTTGAAGCGGCGGGTGATACAGCATTTAATTACTGTATTTTCAGAGATAATGATACCGGGGTAATAGCTAATGGGGATACTGATCTGAATAATATTACAGTTATCCGGAATTTATTCCGGGGCATCCATGTAAATAATTCCACTGCGGACGTTGTTCTGAAAAATTCTTTAATTGCCGCTAACGCTGTAAATTCCTATGAAGAGGGGGTAGCGGTATTTAATGGATCTTTGCAATATGGTAACAATAATATTGTTGGTAATGGAGCAAGAATTTACAGGGATGTTGTTGGAGCAGCCGTGGACCTGGGAGGGAATATAAGTCAGACGCCTAATATAACTTCTGATTTCAGCAGTTATTCTTACTTGAGTTTCACTATTGATGACGGCCAACATGCTGATTATGTGTATAGCTTAGCCCAATCATTCAATAGCGCAACAGGAGGAAACGTTCCTTTGACACATTATTTTAATTCCTGTGACACGTATAATCTCAGAACATATTCAAAACCGGCTCATGACGAGTATGACGTAGAAATAGCAAATCACACAGAGGGGCATACCGATTTAAGCCTGTCGTGTGTTACCATCCAATTTAAGTATACAGGGGGAAATCCCTTTGGAACTGTGGAGGCCACTGCTTCAGATATCATATTTAGGGATTCTGCTACCACGACCAAAAGCCTCACTTCCATCCCGGATCTAAATACATTAAAAGCATTTCATTTACCGGGCGGCTGGGAAATGAATCATAATACGGCCAACTCCCTGGATTTGGATATTGTCGGGATAATACCAGAGACCGACGCCAAAAATTCCTGGGTTGATATGAATGTAACTATCGAAGATTATTTTAATGAAGAGGTGGTAGAACAAAATGATTGCATTGAGACAGAGATAGGAGTAAGGCCGGTGTCTTTGGCTTATCCGAACGGCGCATATAGTTTTAACAGCGATACATATTTAGCGAATACAGGCATTGAGTCTGCCCGGACCACTCAAGAATCTTTTTGGTTGGACCACAATTCGACCCATAAAGTTGACTTGTACTATTTGGGGAACATAGGAATAGGAGACTACCCGATTAACAGCTTAAGCAGGGCCGAGGCATGGGGCCATCATATTGCTGCCAAACTTAATTTATTTCCAAGTTTTCTGACACCTCATTGGTATAGCAACAGTGATGTTTCTACAGATTATGCCGATGATTTTCTTCAGATAATTTTAGATAATACTAACGCCAGTGTTGATACGGTGCGGAATAATGTCGACCGTATCAAGCTTAATGGCACAGCCAGCAGTAATAGACGTACCTATACCCGGAAAATACCCGTTAACACTTTAGACCTTGGCGATGACTGTGATGTATCGGACCCGGGAACACTCTGGTACCTGGATGCTGACGGGGACGGCTGCGGAAACCCTGCGGTATCAGTGCAGCAGTGCACCCGGCCGGCAGGTTACGTACTGGATAATGCTGACTGCGATGATACGAATTCTGCCATAAATCCCAATATACTCTGGTACCTGGATGCTGACGGAGACGGCTACGGAAATCCTGTCGTATCAGTGCAGCAGTGCACCCAGCCGGCAGGTTACGTACTGGATAACACAGACTGTGATGATAATGCTCCATTGGAGCATCCAAATCAGACATGGTATCTGGATGCAGATGGTGACAGATATTCCGACGGCACAGATGGTACAGCTTCATGCGCAATGCCTTTGGGTTACACGGCTGCATCGGAGCTAATCGCAACTTCCGGTGATTGTGATGATACAAACGCTGTTCTGAATCCGGCAACACACTGGTATCCGGACTCTGACGGGGATGGTTTCGGAAATCCGTCTGTATCAATTCAACAATGTGAACAGCCGACCGGACCGCCGCAGTTCGTATTAAACAACGCAGACTGTGATGATAATGCCCCCGGCATCGGATGGCCTCTTGTCAGGATTTTGGGTGCAGCTCCTGCTTGTTATCTCACGCTTCAGGATGCATATAATAATACCAGAGACGGAGACATCATCCAGGTTCAAGCCGCGACATTTCTTGAAGATCTTTCAGTAAATCTCGGTAAATCAGTTGCCATAAAAGGCGGTTATGACCGGACGTACACTACAAATTTCGGAAATACGACACTTAACGGTGACATTTCAACTGCCAATGGGACGCTGATAATTGAAAACTTTGTTTTGCAGTGACAGCGTTGCGTAAAGGGCATTCTATTCTTGCAAAGAAATACCCTTACTTCAAAACTCTAAGCAATAAATTCACCGTTTCTTGAAAATATTGGTGTTCACTTTTAAGTCGTAAGGACATCATTAACTCTTGACTTCTTTTCCCGTTCTGATATTCTTAAAGGGGATGATGAAAATGTCTCTTACTCCTTTTTGATATACTTATAGCAGTAAATTATTTTTATTACGGATTTTATATAATATCAGGCAGTTGACGAAAAGTGATTTAGCAATGGATAAAAAAAACAATAAAACCGTTCTTGTCGTTGACGACGATGCCGATATCCGCGACTCCATCCTGTTAAACCTGAGTGAATCGGGGGATTATAATGTGGACGTCTGCGGCAGCGCTGAAGAGGCAATGGCCAGGATCAGGGAAGACAATATTGATGTCGTCCTCACCGACGTTGTTATGCCTGAGGTCTCCGGGATCGAGCTGCTGGAAAGAATACATGATTTTAACCGCCAGTTGCCTGTTATTTTAATGACCGGATACGCTGATCTGAATCTGGCAATAGCGGCAATAAAAAAAGGGGCCTTTGATTTTATATTGAAACCTTTCCATCCCGACTATCTGATATATTCAATTAAAAAGGCGATCCAACACGTTAATTTCACGAAAATGAAGGAAGATTACAACCGTCATCTTGAACACATGGTGATGCAAAGGACCGAAGAGCTGGAAATTTCCAAAAGGCAGGCGGAAGGCCTGAGCAATGACATTGTAAAACGTTTAACGACAATAGCGGAGTTCAGGAACATTGAAGCGGTAGAGCATGTATCGAGGATCAGTATTTATTCTGAAATGCTTGCTAAAGAACTGGGGATGCCTTTGGATTTTATCCAGAAAATAAAGCTTGCCAGCCCTCTGCACGACATCGGCAAGATAGGGATAACGGAAAGTATTTTATTAAAACCAGGCCCCCTTACGCCTGAGGAATTCGAGGTCATGAAGACACATACTGTAAACGGCGAAATGATCCTGTCAGGGGCCTCTCATCCTGTTTTGCAGATGGCGGCGACCATCGCCCTGAATCATCATGAGAAATGGGATGGATCAGGATACCCCGGAGGTTTACGGGGCGAAGGCATCCCGCTTGAGGGCAGGATCGTTTGCATTGTGGACCAGTATGATTCGATCAGGAATGAAAGGGTCTATAAACCTGCATTGGGACATGACGCCACATTAAAGATAATCACGCAGGGAGACGGAAGGACCCTGCCCTATCATTTCGATCCCGTGGTTTTAAACGCCTTCGTTAAGATTGCTTCAAAATTTAAGGCAATACATTCTTAAGCCGCGCAGCCGCCTTGACTTTCAAATCCCTTTGCCTTACCCTTTATAATGGACATTTGGAGCAACTATGCTTGACATCAAATTAGTAAGAGAAAATACGGACAAGGTCATGGACGCCCTCAAGAAAAGAGGGCAGAGGACCGGGATACTCGACAAGTTTATCGGGATCGAAAATGACAGAAGAGATCTGCTGCGGGAGGTTGAAGAACTGAGACAGCAGAGAAACAGGCTGTCTCAGGAGATCGGCCAGTTGAAAAAGTCCGGCGCTGATGCCTCTGTTATGCTGTCGGAGGCAAAGACAGTATCCGACCTGATAACTGCAAAAGAGGAAACGCTGCGGGAACTGGAAAACAGCGCACTGCAGGAAATTTTAGTGATCCCCAACATACCTCATGAATCCGTCCCTGCCGGGAAAGACGAGACGGAAAATATTGAAGTGCGAGCATGGGGCGATATACCTCAGTTTACCTTTGAGCCCAAAAACCACTGGGACATCGGCGAGGCCCTTGGGATACTTGACTTTGAGAGGGCGGGGAAGATAGCTGGCGCGCGATTTGTTATTTATAAGGGTCTCGGCGCAAGGCTCGAAAGGGCGTTGATAAATTTCATGCTCAACCTCCATACAAAAGAACACGGTTATACAGAAATATTCCCCCCTGTCCTTGTTAACAGGCAGGCGATGACGGGTACGGGACAGCTTCCAAAATTTGAAGAAGACCTTTTCAAGCTGTCGGATGAAAGGGGTTTCTATTTAATACCGACCGCTGAAGTTCCGGTCACGAACATGCACAGAGAAGAGATCCTGGATGAAGACGACCTGCCGATCTATTACGCCGCGTACACCCCCTGCTTCAGGCGGGAGGCAGGCTCATACGGCAAGGACACAAGGGGGCTGATAAGACAGCATCAATTCAATAAAGTGGAGCTTGTTAAATTTGCAAAACCCGAAGACTCATACAATGAGCTTGAAATGCTTACAAACAACGCTGAGGAAATTTTAAAGAGACTCGGCCTGCCTTACCGCGTAGTGTCTCTCTGCACCGGTGATATGGGGTTTTCCTCGGCAAAGACTTATGACCTTGAAGTATGGTTCCCGGCCCAGGGGAAATTCAGGGAGATATCCTCATGCTCCAATTTTGAGAATTTCCAGGCGAGACGGGCCGACATCAGGTTCAAGAGAAAAGGAAAAAAAGGCACTGAATTCGTCCATACCCTCAATGGTTCAGGATTAGCAGTAGGCCGCACGTTTGCCGCAATACTTGAGAACTTCCAACAGGAAGACGGTTCTGTTATAATACCTGACG
Coding sequences:
- a CDS encoding DUF2950 domain-containing protein, which codes for MNLTALHKKGGKGSLTMPACVAAIALLLLGAYSASLAAGPTQKGFPSPEEAVSSFVAAVRANDMKEMQIILGPGSEALISSGDDVADRAGREEFLIAYDQLNRLEHVSEDKMVLHIGSDDWPMPIPLVKRHTAWLFDVNEGKEEILNRRIGRNELHVIEVLDAYVDAQHEYASKNCGGSGKVEFAQKFISAEEKHDGLYWETKEGEEESPLGPLIAQAAREGYGKDSNLSPFHGYYFNILTGQGKHAEGGSYNYVVKGKMILGFALVAWPAEYANSGVMTFMVNQEGTIYQKDLGKDTKRKAEAMKVFDPDKTWQRVNETLQQQDK
- a CDS encoding DUF3300 domain-containing protein encodes the protein MRASAIIMRGLAWMIIAMLVIPPGIPAQDPGEPEQTNRFGEEELAQMLAPIALYPDSLIAQILMASTYPLEVVEAERWLNQHKDLKGDALNDALKEKTWDPSVKSLCHFPDVLFAMSDKLDQTGKLGDAFISQEDEVMAAIQKLRRKAEEQGNLKTTKEQQVIIEKEIIRIEPAAPEVVYVPVYDPLYVYGPWWYPAYPPYYWYYPPGFVFTSGVIWFGPRVSIGIGFFPWVWFDWPYHHIYVDIHKTSRFHRFDRRRDFDRRVWVHNPSHRRGVAYRDRTTSQRYGSRPSRVSPASPEMRGYPGRRMERQDGRPIERREGVTPKARSERERSRAPVVRDTPFRGIGEGNSERKASERGSVSRQRGNESRRSISPQDKGQERKSGDKERPGRGGTESGGPKGSGRGGGGSRR
- a CDS encoding response regulator, yielding MDKKNNKTVLVVDDDADIRDSILLNLSESGDYNVDVCGSAEEAMARIREDNIDVVLTDVVMPEVSGIELLERIHDFNRQLPVILMTGYADLNLAIAAIKKGAFDFILKPFHPDYLIYSIKKAIQHVNFTKMKEDYNRHLEHMVMQRTEELEISKRQAEGLSNDIVKRLTTIAEFRNIEAVEHVSRISIYSEMLAKELGMPLDFIQKIKLASPLHDIGKIGITESILLKPGPLTPEEFEVMKTHTVNGEMILSGASHPVLQMAATIALNHHEKWDGSGYPGGLRGEGIPLEGRIVCIVDQYDSIRNERVYKPALGHDATLKIITQGDGRTLPYHFDPVVLNAFVKIASKFKAIHS
- the serS gene encoding serine--tRNA ligase, producing the protein MLDIKLVRENTDKVMDALKKRGQRTGILDKFIGIENDRRDLLREVEELRQQRNRLSQEIGQLKKSGADASVMLSEAKTVSDLITAKEETLRELENSALQEILVIPNIPHESVPAGKDETENIEVRAWGDIPQFTFEPKNHWDIGEALGILDFERAGKIAGARFVIYKGLGARLERALINFMLNLHTKEHGYTEIFPPVLVNRQAMTGTGQLPKFEEDLFKLSDERGFYLIPTAEVPVTNMHREEILDEDDLPIYYAAYTPCFRREAGSYGKDTRGLIRQHQFNKVELVKFAKPEDSYNELEMLTNNAEEILKRLGLPYRVVSLCTGDMGFSSAKTYDLEVWFPAQGKFREISSCSNFENFQARRADIRFKRKGKKGTEFVHTLNGSGLAVGRTFAAILENFQQEDGSVIIPDALRHFVGTDRISKK